One stretch of Lacimicrobium alkaliphilum DNA includes these proteins:
- the ppiB gene encoding peptidylprolyl isomerase B: MTVTLNTNYGPIELTMLADKAPATVENFLSYAREGFYDNTIFHRVIDGFMIQGGGMEPGMRQKETKAPIKNEANNGLANNKGTVAMARTNDPHSATCQFFINIADNNFLNFRGESMDGWGYCVFAEVSSGMDVVEKIRKVDTGSSGMHQDVPLEEVVIQSVEISE, translated from the coding sequence ATGACGGTAACACTCAATACCAATTACGGTCCCATTGAACTGACCATGCTGGCCGACAAGGCGCCAGCCACTGTTGAGAACTTTCTGAGTTACGCTCGCGAAGGCTTTTATGACAACACCATTTTCCATCGCGTGATTGACGGTTTTATGATCCAGGGTGGCGGCATGGAGCCGGGTATGCGTCAGAAAGAAACCAAGGCACCAATTAAAAACGAAGCCAATAATGGCCTGGCCAATAACAAAGGGACTGTGGCGATGGCCCGGACCAATGACCCTCATTCCGCCACCTGCCAGTTTTTTATCAATATTGCGGATAACAACTTTCTTAATTTCCGTGGTGAAAGCATGGATGGCTGGGGCTACTGTGTCTTTGCCGAGGTCAGCAGCGGTATGGACGTGGTAGAAAAAATCCGCAAAGTCGACACTGGCAGTTCAGGCATGCACCAGGACGTTCCTCTCGAAGAAGTGGTAATCCAATCTGTTGAGATCAGCGAATAA
- the cysS gene encoding cysteine--tRNA ligase has translation MLHIFNTLTRRKERFKPLQEGKVGLYVCGITVYDLCHMGHARTYLSFDMMVRYLRHSGYEVNYVRNITDVDDKIIRRAQENQEAFTNLIDRTIADMHQDFDAIGLLPADIEPRVTTHMDEIIDVIRRLVEKGHAYQSNSGDVLFDVSTFERYGKLSGQDLEQLQAGSRVEVSTDKTDPLDFVLWKSAKPGEPSWDSPWGKGRPGWHIECSAMNHKHLGEHFDIHGGGSDLIFPHHENEVAQSCCAFDTPYVNYWVHTGMVQVNEEKMSKSLGNFFTLRDVLKEYDAQTLRYFLLSAHYRSQLNYSEENIHQARASLERLYTALRGVNPDNSVDAGYGGYQARFNQAMDDDFNTPEAYSVLFDLARDINKAEAGEAAKLASVLIRLGGVLGLLQQSPEQFLQGTGSDDQADVAEIERLIQVRADARKNKDWAAADAARDALTAMGIELEDGPQGTSWRRK, from the coding sequence ATGCTGCACATTTTCAACACCCTGACTCGCCGAAAAGAGCGCTTCAAACCTTTGCAGGAAGGCAAGGTGGGGTTGTATGTGTGCGGTATTACGGTGTATGACCTTTGCCATATGGGCCACGCCCGTACCTACCTGAGTTTTGATATGATGGTGCGATACTTAAGGCACTCAGGCTATGAAGTGAATTATGTCCGCAATATTACCGATGTGGATGACAAGATTATCAGGCGGGCACAGGAGAATCAGGAAGCCTTTACTAACCTGATTGACCGTACTATTGCCGATATGCATCAGGATTTTGATGCCATTGGTTTGTTGCCGGCGGATATTGAGCCCCGTGTGACGACCCATATGGATGAGATCATTGATGTGATCCGGCGTCTGGTGGAAAAAGGCCATGCTTATCAAAGTAACAGTGGTGATGTGCTGTTTGATGTCAGTACTTTCGAGCGCTACGGCAAACTCAGTGGCCAGGATCTCGAGCAGTTGCAGGCGGGCTCCAGAGTGGAGGTCAGTACCGATAAGACCGATCCGCTGGATTTTGTGTTGTGGAAATCCGCCAAGCCTGGTGAGCCAAGCTGGGACTCGCCCTGGGGTAAAGGCCGGCCGGGCTGGCATATCGAATGTTCGGCCATGAACCACAAGCATCTGGGGGAGCATTTTGATATCCACGGTGGCGGCTCCGATTTGATTTTCCCACACCATGAGAATGAAGTGGCCCAGTCCTGCTGTGCCTTTGACACTCCCTATGTGAATTACTGGGTGCATACCGGCATGGTGCAGGTCAATGAGGAGAAGATGTCCAAGTCACTGGGCAATTTCTTTACCCTGCGCGATGTGCTCAAAGAGTACGATGCACAAACCCTGCGTTATTTTCTGCTCAGCGCCCATTACCGCAGTCAGTTAAATTACTCAGAGGAGAATATCCATCAGGCCAGAGCCTCACTGGAGCGCTTATATACGGCACTGCGGGGAGTGAATCCGGATAACAGTGTCGATGCAGGTTATGGTGGTTATCAGGCGCGCTTTAATCAGGCCATGGATGATGATTTTAATACCCCTGAAGCCTACTCGGTACTGTTTGATCTGGCCCGGGATATTAATAAAGCCGAAGCCGGTGAAGCGGCTAAGCTGGCGTCAGTATTAATCCGCCTTGGCGGTGTGCTGGGGCTGTTACAGCAATCACCGGAGCAATTCCTGCAGGGAACGGGTAGTGATGACCAGGCGGATGTGGCAGAGATCGAGCGCCTTATACAGGTGCGCGCCGATGCCCGTAAAAACAAAGACTGGGCGGCAGCCGATGCGGCTCGTGATGCTCTTACGGCCATGGGGATTGAGCTGGAAGACGGCCCGCAAGGCACCAGCTGGCGGCGTAAGTAA
- a CDS encoding PQQ-dependent sugar dehydrogenase codes for MTRNLALLFASLTLCLSSAACANTPAQIDSEQASIKVEVVTSGLQHPWGMTFLPDGRMLVTERTGKLRIVDADGNKSEPLNGLPEILVKNQGGLLDVTIDPMFSENQRIYFSFSEPVSGSEKSSTAVASAILEEQGLSELQVIFSARPKIDTGHHFGSRLVFDREGALFITLGDRGSQRQGAQELDSHYGKVVRVLPNGDIPKDNPYTDNDKALSDIWSYGHRNIQGATLHPQTGELWTHEHGPQGGDEINIAEATKNYGWPEITYGEEYGGGEIGDTKKSGMEQPLHYWVPSIAPSGMTFYTAKTFSDWQGNLLVGSLKFRQLVRLELGDDNKVTHEERIDIGQRVRDVRQGPDGAVYLLTDHPDGQILRLIPSNPL; via the coding sequence ATGACCCGTAACCTAGCGCTACTCTTTGCCAGTTTAACCCTTTGCCTGAGCTCTGCAGCGTGCGCCAACACCCCGGCGCAAATTGACAGTGAACAGGCCAGTATTAAGGTGGAAGTCGTGACTTCCGGGCTGCAGCATCCCTGGGGGATGACCTTTTTGCCTGATGGCCGTATGCTGGTCACCGAACGAACCGGTAAACTCAGAATTGTCGATGCCGATGGCAATAAATCAGAGCCGTTAAACGGCTTACCGGAGATTCTGGTAAAAAATCAGGGCGGTCTGCTGGATGTTACCATCGATCCTATGTTCAGCGAGAACCAGCGTATTTATTTCAGCTTCAGCGAACCGGTTTCCGGCAGCGAGAAAAGCAGCACTGCCGTTGCCAGCGCGATTTTAGAAGAGCAGGGCCTGAGCGAATTGCAGGTTATTTTCAGTGCCAGGCCTAAAATTGATACCGGCCATCATTTTGGCAGTCGTCTGGTATTTGACCGTGAAGGTGCATTGTTTATTACCTTAGGGGATCGCGGTTCACAGCGTCAGGGCGCGCAGGAGCTTGATAGCCACTATGGCAAAGTAGTACGTGTACTGCCAAATGGTGATATCCCAAAAGACAATCCCTATACCGATAATGACAAGGCACTGTCAGATATCTGGTCTTACGGTCATCGCAATATTCAGGGTGCGACGCTGCATCCGCAAACTGGCGAACTCTGGACCCACGAGCATGGTCCCCAGGGCGGTGATGAAATTAATATCGCCGAAGCGACGAAGAACTATGGCTGGCCAGAGATCACCTATGGCGAAGAGTATGGTGGTGGTGAAATTGGCGACACCAAAAAATCCGGAATGGAGCAGCCACTGCATTACTGGGTGCCCTCTATCGCGCCCAGTGGCATGACCTTTTACACTGCCAAAACCTTCAGCGACTGGCAGGGCAATCTGTTAGTAGGCTCACTGAAATTTCGCCAGTTGGTCAGACTGGAGCTCGGCGATGACAACAAGGTCACCCATGAGGAACGTATCGACATCGGCCAGCGTGTGCGTGATGTGCGCCAGGGTCCGGACGGCGCCGTTTACCTGCTCACCGACCATCCTGACGGCCAGATATTACGCCTGATACCTTCTAACCCATTGTAA
- a CDS encoding SLC13 family permease, producing MDINQLLVAGIFIATIAALIFTDKRPAAIFSMAMLALLASGQLSLLQLSHGFTNQGLITLVLLLLISNAIDKTSLLKLLGRKLINASYTSSYWRLFGLTFTSSALLNNTAIVASLISPVTQNQFHPASKLLIPLSYSAILGGTVTLIGTSTNLIVDSFLVEQGHPGFAFLDFTLYGLVAGLACGLLLFLMSPLLPDIKIKQADYKEYFIEAKVDADSPLIGKSIEENHLRNLPELYLAEIIRQGHLLTPVTPEIVIEAGDKLIFSGNVKRVDSLSHIPGLTLFAETNGLLRENLTEVVISNRAKLIDKTLKQVGFRAMFDAAVVAIRRDGESLSGKLGDIRLQSGDNLLLATGPDFDSRNNLSKNFFILTEHSLPKKLSPVQERLTLGGFLLTVLLSATNVVSLATGLVFLLALLVFTGISNGAELKRHLPVNLIMVIVGALGLAGALEQSGLIASINDLVFPLLEGSSPFVALVAIYLLTLLLTELVTNNAAAALMFPFAWGLVQMLDAPVLPFALAVAFAASASFISPWGYQTNLLVFSAANYKLSHFVRVGLPVSILYTVVVLSLLKISFAL from the coding sequence ATGGACATAAACCAGCTACTGGTTGCAGGGATTTTTATTGCCACCATCGCGGCGCTTATCTTTACCGATAAGCGCCCGGCGGCGATTTTTTCCATGGCGATGCTGGCACTGTTGGCTAGCGGTCAGCTATCCCTGTTGCAATTGTCACACGGGTTTACCAATCAGGGGCTGATCACTCTGGTACTGCTGCTGCTTATCAGCAACGCCATCGATAAGACCTCATTGCTGAAGCTGCTTGGCAGGAAACTTATTAATGCCAGCTATACCAGCAGTTACTGGCGTTTGTTCGGGCTCACCTTCACAAGTTCAGCGTTGCTGAACAACACCGCCATTGTTGCCAGCCTGATCAGTCCGGTCACCCAGAATCAGTTCCATCCGGCCTCAAAGTTACTTATTCCTTTGTCTTATTCTGCCATCCTCGGTGGTACGGTAACCTTAATCGGTACCTCTACCAACCTGATTGTGGACAGTTTCCTGGTAGAGCAAGGTCACCCTGGCTTTGCCTTCCTGGATTTTACTCTGTATGGCCTGGTCGCGGGCCTGGCCTGCGGCTTGTTGTTGTTTCTGATGTCGCCTCTGCTGCCGGATATCAAAATCAAACAGGCGGATTACAAAGAGTATTTTATTGAAGCTAAGGTGGATGCCGATTCACCACTGATTGGTAAAAGCATTGAGGAAAACCATCTGCGTAACCTGCCCGAGCTGTATCTGGCAGAAATTATCCGCCAGGGCCACCTGCTGACACCTGTGACACCGGAAATCGTTATCGAGGCCGGAGACAAGTTGATTTTCAGCGGCAATGTCAAACGGGTAGACAGCCTCAGTCATATTCCCGGCCTGACGCTATTTGCCGAAACCAATGGCCTGCTCAGAGAAAATCTTACCGAGGTGGTCATCTCCAACCGCGCCAAGCTTATTGACAAAACCCTTAAGCAGGTAGGGTTCCGGGCCATGTTTGATGCCGCGGTTGTGGCCATTCGCCGTGACGGTGAAAGCCTCTCCGGTAAGCTCGGTGATATCAGACTACAGTCCGGTGATAACCTGTTGCTTGCCACCGGACCGGATTTTGACAGCCGCAATAATCTGTCAAAGAATTTCTTTATTCTCACCGAGCACAGCCTGCCGAAAAAACTCAGTCCGGTTCAGGAGCGCCTGACCCTGGGTGGTTTTCTGTTAACGGTACTGCTCAGTGCCACTAATGTGGTGTCGCTGGCCACCGGTCTGGTATTTTTATTGGCCCTGCTGGTGTTTACCGGTATCAGCAATGGTGCCGAATTAAAGCGTCACTTGCCGGTCAATCTGATTATGGTGATAGTCGGCGCACTGGGTCTGGCCGGCGCGCTGGAGCAATCAGGACTGATTGCCAGTATTAATGATCTGGTCTTTCCGTTACTCGAAGGCAGCAGTCCCTTTGTGGCCCTGGTGGCGATCTATTTGCTGACCTTACTGCTTACCGAGCTGGTCACCAACAATGCCGCTGCCGCGCTGATGTTTCCTTTCGCCTGGGGGCTGGTACAAATGCTGGATGCGCCGGTACTGCCTTTTGCTCTGGCGGTGGCCTTTGCAGCCAGCGCCAGTTTTATTTCCCCCTGGGGTTATCAGACCAATCTGCTGGTATTCAGCGCCGCCAATTACAAACTTTCTCATTTCGTGCGCGTCGGCCTGCCGGTATCTATCCTCTATACGGTTGTGGTACTGAGTTTGCTGAAAATCAGCTTTGCCTTGTAG
- the cysN gene encoding sulfate adenylyltransferase subunit CysN — translation MNSQNDLLEKDILSYLEQHERKDLLRFLTCGSVDDGKSTLIGRLLHDSKMIYEDQLAAISKDSKKVGTTGEEVDLALLVDGLQSEREQGITIDVAYRYFSTDKRKFIIADTPGHEQYTRNMVTGASTCDLAIVMVDARGGVKVQTRRHSFLASLLGIKHVIVAVNKMDLMDYDQAVYDKIREDYLQFAKQLTIPDIRFVPISALKGDNVVNRSDSMSWYQGETLMQLLENIEVHKDEMQRDFRFPVQYVNRPDLNFRGFAGTIVSGQIKPGDEITALPSGKTSTIKQIVTFEGEQNIGYAPQAVTLTLNDEIDISRGDMIVKSDNLPLHSAAYKTHLVWMAEDPLMPNKQYEFKFATKSVTGSVQRLDYQIDVNTMEKKDLLHLNLNEIAVGSIKLTQPVACDPYQRNRKTGAFIIIDRLTNGTVGAGMIIEADKSAEKENNQAYSEFELEFNALVRKHFPHWQALDISKL, via the coding sequence ATGAATAGCCAAAATGATCTCCTCGAAAAGGACATTCTCAGTTACCTTGAGCAACATGAACGCAAAGATCTGCTGCGCTTTTTGACCTGCGGCAGTGTGGATGATGGTAAAAGCACCCTGATTGGACGGCTGCTGCACGACTCCAAGATGATTTATGAAGATCAACTGGCCGCCATCAGTAAAGACAGCAAGAAAGTCGGCACTACGGGTGAAGAGGTGGATCTGGCATTGCTGGTGGATGGCCTGCAATCAGAGCGTGAACAAGGCATCACTATCGATGTAGCCTACCGCTACTTTTCCACTGACAAGCGTAAATTTATTATCGCCGACACCCCCGGCCATGAGCAGTACACCCGGAACATGGTGACTGGTGCTTCCACCTGCGATCTGGCCATCGTGATGGTGGATGCCAGGGGCGGCGTTAAGGTTCAGACACGCCGCCACTCTTTCCTGGCTTCATTGCTGGGTATCAAGCATGTGATTGTGGCTGTCAATAAAATGGATCTGATGGATTATGACCAGGCAGTGTATGACAAGATCCGTGAAGACTATCTGCAGTTTGCCAAGCAACTGACTATTCCTGATATTCGCTTTGTACCCATCTCTGCCCTCAAGGGCGACAATGTGGTCAACCGCAGCGACAGTATGTCCTGGTATCAGGGTGAGACTCTGATGCAATTGCTGGAAAATATTGAAGTCCACAAAGACGAGATGCAGCGGGATTTCCGCTTCCCTGTACAATACGTCAACCGCCCGGATCTGAATTTCCGTGGTTTTGCCGGCACTATTGTTTCCGGTCAGATCAAGCCGGGTGACGAGATCACCGCCCTGCCCTCGGGCAAAACCTCTACCATCAAACAGATTGTCACCTTCGAAGGTGAGCAGAACATCGGTTATGCCCCACAGGCAGTGACCCTGACGCTGAATGATGAAATTGATATCTCCCGTGGTGATATGATTGTCAAAAGCGATAACCTGCCACTGCACAGCGCAGCCTACAAGACCCATTTAGTGTGGATGGCGGAAGATCCGCTGATGCCGAACAAACAATATGAGTTTAAGTTTGCCACTAAGTCAGTGACCGGCTCCGTGCAACGTCTGGATTATCAGATCGACGTCAATACCATGGAGAAAAAGGATCTGCTGCACCTGAATCTGAATGAGATTGCCGTTGGCAGCATCAAACTGACTCAGCCTGTGGCCTGCGACCCTTACCAGCGTAACCGCAAAACCGGCGCCTTTATCATTATCGATCGTCTGACCAATGGTACAGTCGGTGCCGGCATGATTATCGAAGCTGACAAATCCGCAGAGAAGGAAAATAATCAGGCTTATTCCGAATTCGAACTGGAATTTAATGCCCTGGTACGTAAACATTTCCCCCATTGGCAGGCGCTGGATATCAGCAAACTCTGA
- the cysQ gene encoding 3'(2'),5'-bisphosphate nucleotidase CysQ, giving the protein MSKAQLAEQVTDIAHQAGKAIMAIYAKDFDIYSKDDKSPLTEADLAAHHIIVDGLKAISDLPILSEESADIPWQERRQWQQYWLVDPLDGTKEFIKKNGEFTVNIALIENGEPVLGVVYAPVLDTTYSGVVGEFARFSQSGNTEELKPATHQSGECWKVVGSRSHQSPEIQALLDQLPGETELVAMGSSLKLCLVAQGKAHLYPRLGPTCEWDTAAAHAVVRAAGGSVCELDADKPLSEQRTPLRYNQKESLLNPYFLVSC; this is encoded by the coding sequence ATGAGTAAGGCGCAATTGGCTGAACAGGTGACTGACATTGCCCATCAAGCCGGCAAGGCCATTATGGCGATTTATGCCAAAGATTTTGATATCTATAGCAAAGATGACAAGAGTCCGCTCACCGAGGCGGATCTGGCCGCCCATCATATTATTGTTGACGGCCTGAAAGCCATATCAGACCTGCCCATTTTATCAGAAGAATCCGCCGATATTCCCTGGCAGGAACGTCGTCAGTGGCAGCAATACTGGCTGGTGGACCCCCTTGATGGCACCAAAGAGTTTATCAAGAAAAATGGCGAGTTCACGGTCAATATTGCCCTGATTGAAAATGGTGAGCCGGTATTAGGTGTGGTGTACGCACCGGTGCTCGATACCACCTACTCAGGGGTCGTTGGCGAGTTTGCCCGGTTCAGCCAATCCGGTAATACCGAAGAACTTAAACCCGCCACTCACCAAAGCGGTGAATGCTGGAAAGTGGTTGGCAGCCGCTCTCACCAAAGCCCTGAAATTCAGGCACTGCTTGATCAGTTACCGGGCGAAACCGAGTTGGTGGCCATGGGCAGTTCCTTAAAGCTATGCCTTGTGGCCCAGGGCAAGGCTCACCTTTATCCGCGCCTTGGGCCTACCTGTGAATGGGATACCGCGGCTGCCCATGCCGTTGTCCGTGCCGCCGGTGGCAGTGTCTGTGAGCTGGATGCCGACAAACCCCTGAGCGAGCAGCGCACACCGCTGCGCTACAACCAGAAAGAATCCCTGTTAAACCCTTATTTTCTAGTGAGCTGTTAA